TCCCAAAGGTATTAGGATCTTTAAACCTGCTTATTGAATTGGTCAGACTATTGGAAAGTGAAACGATGCTACGGGCTACTTTGTTTGATGCATTGCAAGTTCTGAAGGAAATGTTGCCACTTTCATTTTCTTATATAGTCTTCATCAATGAACGTTGTCCATTTTTCAGCTAGATGGGCCGATGCTCTCTCTTGCATTTCGTTTCTTGAGAGCAACAACTCCCGAACTAAGAGCTCATGTAGATTTGGATACACACTATACAAAGGTGAGGAACTATAGATGCAGCTCTTGTCATTTCTTGAATCATACAAAAATaccttctccttttctttttatatttCTCCTCCATTCTTCAATGATCACATGCGTCACTGAAATACAGGAATACCTTGATGAGAAAGTCGAATCCTGCACAAGGAGAGAAGTCCTGTACAAAGTGAGTGATATTCTGAGCATCTGGACATTCGTTTTGGATTATAGTTGTTGCTTACTCATATTGAGTGTATGCTGGGTTTTGTTCTGTTAAGGAGGTCGCTTAGAATTCTGTTAAAGTGTCTTATAGGGGTCTGACTAGGCCTTCTATTGGTGGAAATTTGGCATTATGCTTTTGTTTTCCCTTGAATAAATATGATACCCATGGGTGATCCTTGGATCTTTTGATTGAATGCAGCGAAGCTCTCTTCGTACATGTTGGGAGCATCGCCTGTATATATTTGGCTCCTTTTGTTACAGAAATTTTATCTGGACTGTACTTTTACTTGCAGGAATATGTGAAGAACATATCATCTACAGGGATGCAATCTAGTTGTGGCTTTGAAGGTCAACTCAATTCATGCTGGACTCACAAAATGACAACGAAAGAACTAGATACAATACGTGATGCTGGTTTTCTAGTTTCAGTTATTCACGGAAGGTTAGTAGTGAAGTGCAAATATCAATAATAATATGCATCCCTTTCTGATGGTTTTTAGACATGATGTGCGTTGCCTTCTCATGCCTTGATTTCCAAATAATGCAGGTCTGATATTATTGCACAACTCTGTCATGCGAGACGGCTTGCGGAAAGGCTTGCTCCTGCTGCTAGAATGGTGGAACTTCAAGGCGCACATCTAGTAAGCCACGAAAGACCAGAGGAGGTAAGCACGAACTTTGGTAAAACTGTACAGCTAGGTTGATCAAAATATTCATAACTATCGCTATACGGGCAATTAATCCAAAAGAGCTGCCACATAAGTGACACATTACAACTCATGTCCCACTGATATGTGACTGAGTTCTGCGTCCACATGCCAATGAAACGTGGGAAAATGCTTATCCTAGAAGGCCAGAAGTCATTATTTAGTGACATATTGTGAAATTTTCTCACTAGTTTCTCTTCCCAAATTTGCAAGAAGGTTTATGTTTTTTGTGAATGAGAATCTTATGCATGCTATTGCAACTTACTCAAAGAATTGCAAAGTTGCGCGCAAATAAGGAAACCTTGTGGTCCTGTGAAAGCATCATTTACCACTTGGATTGTGGAGGGGGACATGTTACTTTTGAAGGGACTTCACCAATTTAAAATGGCTTCTAGGCTCCAGTTGAATGGTTAACATGGGCCGTCTTAAACTATCTTAATGCTAACTTAGATAACGAGTGCATCTCATGATTCCATCTGCAATATACCCAGCAATACAAAGTGAGACATCATCGTTTACTGCAAACAccactttttttctttgacaaaGGAAGCCTTATTTAAGGTAGTTGTATATTGACAATGAACTGATTGGCAATCTTTGTCTGCGGATCTAACTATTTGAAGTTGACACATCAATACAAAATGAGGCATCGGCTACGTTAAGATAGTTATGCGTTGACCATGAACTGATGGGCAATCTTTGTCTGTGGTTCTAAATGAACCATGTGAAGTTGCCGGATACACATGGTGACAGGTAAAGCATGTTAACAGGATGTTTGGAAATAGTTACAGTGCAACCTCTCTGAATTCCAGTAAACATCTAGACTTGAACGTTTATCATAGGACAGAAACGGACTATTAATAAATTCAGAGCAAACTGACAAGTCTACTTCACCATTACGATTCTTCTGTTCTCAGGCTTATTTCACCTCTCTAACATCTCTACTTTTTGCctaacaaaaacaagaaattCAATTAAAATTACGAATATTGATTTCCCCCTCGTTTTTCACTCATCCTTACGAGTGACAGTACTAAGAAAACTGATATTTCTGTTGATCTACTACAGGTCAACAATGCACTAATGGAGTTGATAAAGGCCACCAAGTCCATGACGACACCTCATGAGTGGTCGTCCCAGCCAGAAAATACATCAGGTAATCTTAACTGGCTGCATGTCAGCAAAATTCATTCAAATTCAATGGCATGCTTCATCTAGCACACTTAATCTTACGCTTACCTTTACCAGAAACTGGGGCACTTATTTCTGCAAGACCTGTAATCCTCATGATACGAAAAGATGAAGCTGCCAATGCTGCTGTAGCTGTCTATAACTTACTTGCAAAGCTGCAGCTAAGCTTTCTTTATGTCATAGGATTGATAATGATGGGGTTTGAGCACATGAGGAACATTGTAAGAGTAATGAAGCCAGTGAAGGTTGCAGCAATTGAGTCGTAAGGTAAAAATGCTCAAACTACATCCAATCTCTTCTACGTCAATCACCTCATCTCCTGATTCTCAGCAAACGCTTATTGCGGTATGTTTGATTTTGCAGAAACAAGGACATGTAAATTATTCCTGAACCCGTCGAGGAGATCGTATTTTATGTCTCCTCTGCTGTGGAGATGATTTTAGAGTAGCATCTCCAAGAAGTGaaacctttttcttcttttcttgagAAAGCCTCTGTTCTTGGCGGCAGAGTAATACGAGATCACAGCAAAGCTAAGGAACTACAGTGTGCACCTGGACAGAAGCGTCACAGGGCATCGCTGCTGTACTTCTGTTAGTTCGGGAAAAGGGTAAATCCATGTACCTGTATGAGTGTAAATTGTAACCATATCATGGGCCGCTTGTTGTGTTGTGTTCCTGCCGTCACCATTCTTCTGTATTACATACTGTGATTACTCTTGCAGGGAATAAATCGGCTCGGTCTTTCACTTTCTTTGCATCCATGTGAAGCAGTTAACCGTATAGTTTCCTGCATAATACCAGTTCGTTTCGGACGCTCGACTTGGCTCAGTAAAGTCGTGCTATTAATTACAGCCGTGTTTTAGCCATTTTGACAGTATAATTTACAATAACATTTTCATAAGCATATATAATGAAAACCACGTTCGAATAAATCAAATAACCATATCAGTTTGGATGTACTAAACTATGTCTGTAGAACAAAATTTACTACGGAGTATTTAAAATTAGCTAGTAGCATTATATTTTTACGACATGTCAAATAGAAGCAAAAGGACACTAATTAGCTATAATTATTAAGGTATAGAACAAGCCGCTAATGCTGAATTttggaggtaaaaaaaaaaaagaactacaGACCGTAAAACAATTGGATGCataaaaatactccctctgattctaaatttttggctgattctaaatttttggctcaaatttgtccaaatatgaatgtatctattgt
The Brachypodium distachyon strain Bd21 chromosome 2, Brachypodium_distachyon_v3.0, whole genome shotgun sequence genome window above contains:
- the LOC100822432 gene encoding uncharacterized protein LOC100822432 isoform X1 codes for the protein MPYCEVDRYQDGEQWEGVRLFYTRHGRGATKVLLVVGLAGTGKSWAPQIKGLTGSVEPADEENAAAAPQTADEETGGAAAAPEDDDGEGIEVCCFDNRGVGSSTILPQKSHYSTTIMAKDALALLDHLGWKKAHVFGHSMGAMISCKLAAMAPHRISSLALLNVTGGGMECFPKLDGPMLSLAFRFLRATTPELRAHVDLDTHYTKEYLDEKVESCTRREVLYKEYVKNISSTGMQSSCGFEGQLNSCWTHKMTTKELDTIRDAGFLVSVIHGRSDIIAQLCHARRLAERLAPAARMVELQGAHLVSHERPEEVNNALMELIKATKSMTTPHEWSSQPENTSETGALISARPVILMIRKDEAANAAVAVYNLLAKLQLSFLYVIGLIMMGFEHMRNIVRVMKPVKVAAIES
- the LOC100822432 gene encoding uncharacterized protein LOC100822432 isoform X2 — encoded protein: MPYCEVDRYQDGEQWEGVRLFYTRHGRGATKVLLVVGLAGTGKSWAPQIKGLTGSVEPADEENAAAAPQTADEETGGAAAAPEDDDGEGIEVCCFDNRGVGSSTILPQKSHYSTTIMAKDALALLDHLGWKKAHVFGHSMGAMISCKLAAMAPHRISSLALLNVTGGGMECFPKLDGPMLSLAFRFLRATTPELRAHVDLDTHYTKEYLDEKVESCTRREVLYKEYVKNISSTGMQSSCGFEGQLNSCWTHKMTTKELDTIRDAGFLVSVIHGRSDIIAQLCHARRLAERLAPAARMVELQGAHLVSHERPEEVNNALMELIKATKSMTTPHEWSSQPENTSGLIMMGFEHMRNIVRVMKPVKVAAIES